A portion of the Stigmatella aurantiaca DW4/3-1 genome contains these proteins:
- a CDS encoding glutamine--tRNA ligase/YqeY domain fusion protein — protein MTTISEAQGQNFLQEIIEEDRRSGKHGGRVHTRFPPEPNGYLHIGHAKSICLNFGLAQQYGGKCNLRLDDTNPLTEDTDYVQSIERDVKWLGGEWDDRKFFASDYFEKLYGFAVSLIQQGKAYVCSLTAEEISAYRGDFNTPGRDSPYRNRSVEENLDLFRRMRAGEFPDGKHTLRAKIDMASPNPVLRDPPIYRIRHAHHHRTGDTWCIYPLYDFAHCLSDAIEGITHSICTLEFENRRVLYDWIVGNLIQGDRPYQYEFARLKLTYTVMSKRKLLQMVNEGLVSGWDDPRMMTISGLRRRGCTAASLRDFATRIGVSKTDSWIDMSLLELCIREDLNERAPRAMAVLRPLKVVIENYPEGQSEELETSNHPAREELGKRMLRFERELYIEADDFMEEPTKGFFRLAPGKEVRLRSAYFIKCERVIKDDKGQVVELRCTYDAATRGGDAPDGRKVKGTLHWVPASAPVAEVRLYDRLFSVEHPDRDKDKDFKTFLNPNSLEVLPNARVEPMLAQAAPEAFFQFERLGYFNVDSKDSQPGKPVFNRTVTLKDSWAKEQVKGK, from the coding sequence ATGACGACGATCAGTGAGGCGCAGGGCCAGAATTTCCTGCAGGAGATCATCGAGGAGGACCGGCGCTCGGGAAAGCACGGCGGGCGTGTGCACACACGCTTCCCCCCAGAGCCCAACGGCTACCTCCATATCGGACACGCCAAGTCCATCTGCCTGAACTTCGGACTGGCCCAGCAATACGGCGGCAAGTGCAACCTGCGCCTGGATGACACCAACCCCCTCACCGAGGACACCGACTACGTCCAGTCCATCGAGCGGGACGTGAAGTGGCTTGGGGGCGAGTGGGACGACCGGAAGTTCTTCGCCTCGGACTATTTCGAGAAGCTGTATGGCTTCGCCGTCTCGCTCATCCAGCAGGGCAAGGCGTACGTGTGCAGCCTCACCGCCGAGGAGATCAGCGCGTATCGCGGCGACTTCAACACCCCGGGCCGCGACAGCCCGTACCGCAACCGCTCCGTCGAGGAGAACCTGGACCTGTTCCGCCGCATGCGGGCCGGCGAGTTCCCGGACGGCAAGCACACCCTGCGGGCGAAGATCGACATGGCCTCGCCCAACCCGGTGTTGAGGGATCCGCCCATCTACCGGATCCGCCACGCGCACCACCACCGCACCGGCGACACGTGGTGCATCTACCCGCTCTACGACTTCGCCCATTGCCTGTCGGATGCCATCGAGGGCATCACCCACTCCATCTGTACCCTGGAGTTCGAGAACCGGAGGGTGCTCTACGACTGGATCGTCGGCAACCTCATCCAGGGGGACCGGCCCTACCAGTACGAGTTCGCGCGCCTGAAGCTCACCTACACGGTGATGAGCAAGCGCAAGCTGCTCCAGATGGTGAACGAGGGGCTGGTGTCCGGGTGGGACGACCCGCGCATGATGACCATCAGCGGGCTGCGCCGGCGCGGCTGCACGGCGGCGTCCCTGCGGGACTTCGCCACGCGCATCGGCGTGAGCAAGACGGACAGCTGGATCGACATGAGCCTGCTGGAGTTGTGCATCCGGGAGGACCTCAACGAGCGCGCCCCCCGGGCCATGGCGGTGCTGCGGCCGCTCAAGGTCGTCATCGAGAACTATCCCGAGGGCCAGAGCGAGGAGCTGGAGACCTCCAACCACCCGGCCAGGGAAGAGCTGGGCAAGCGCATGCTCCGGTTCGAGCGCGAGCTGTACATCGAGGCGGATGACTTCATGGAGGAGCCCACCAAAGGGTTCTTCCGGCTGGCGCCCGGCAAGGAGGTCCGCCTCCGCTCGGCGTACTTCATCAAGTGCGAGCGTGTCATCAAGGACGACAAGGGCCAGGTGGTGGAGCTGCGCTGCACCTATGACGCCGCCACCCGCGGGGGAGACGCCCCGGACGGCCGCAAGGTGAAGGGCACCCTGCACTGGGTCCCGGCCAGCGCGCCCGTGGCCGAGGTGCGGCTCTACGACCGGCTCTTCTCCGTGGAGCACCCGGACCGCGACAAGGACAAGGACTTCAAGACGTTCTTGAACCCGAACTCGCTCGAGGTGCTCCCCAACGCCCGCGTCGAGCCGATGCTCGCCCAGGCCGCGCCCGAGGCCTTCTTCCAGTTCGAGCGGCTGGGATACTTCAATGTGGACTCGAAGGACTCCCAGCCCGGCAAGCCCGTCTTCAACCGCACGGTGACGCTGAAGGACTCGTGGGCCAAGGAGCAGGTCAAGGGCAAATAG
- a CDS encoding ParA family protein — MPMIAFSTIKGGVGKTTLCVHVAAALADAGHRVLLMDLDPQAHASLVLGLEPGDIPCVGDALGPRPRRRLDEVVVASARRPGLFIAPAHPRMAAQERELFQWGHRLQALPRALKTLGWTPDIIVTDTPPSLGAYTEAVLHLADVVAAPVPTGAFALQGLGEIETAWKEVREEGGELVAIVNLWDRRTKATNDAMDEALRDSSVPVLPMRIPRSEAINQAGLGYEVVFDTSPGAPGVEELRALALELGRRAGLR, encoded by the coding sequence ATGCCGATGATCGCGTTCTCCACCATCAAAGGTGGAGTCGGAAAGACCACCCTCTGCGTCCACGTGGCGGCCGCCCTGGCCGATGCCGGACACCGGGTGCTGCTGATGGACCTCGACCCCCAGGCCCATGCCTCGCTGGTGCTGGGGCTGGAGCCCGGAGACATCCCCTGCGTGGGGGATGCCCTCGGCCCCCGGCCGCGCCGGCGCCTGGACGAGGTGGTGGTGGCCTCCGCCCGGCGGCCGGGCCTCTTCATCGCCCCGGCCCACCCGCGCATGGCCGCCCAGGAGCGCGAGCTCTTCCAATGGGGCCACCGCCTCCAGGCCCTCCCCCGCGCGCTCAAGACGCTGGGCTGGACCCCGGACATCATCGTCACCGACACGCCCCCCAGCCTGGGGGCCTACACCGAGGCCGTGCTCCACCTGGCCGACGTGGTGGCCGCCCCCGTGCCCACCGGGGCCTTCGCGCTCCAGGGGCTGGGAGAGATCGAGACAGCCTGGAAAGAAGTGCGAGAAGAAGGGGGCGAGCTGGTGGCCATCGTCAACCTCTGGGACCGCCGCACCAAGGCCACCAACGACGCGATGGACGAGGCCCTGCGGGACTCCTCCGTGCCGGTGCTGCCCATGCGGATTCCCCGCTCGGAGGCCATCAACCAAGCGGGCCTCGGCTACGAGGTCGTCTTCGATACCAGCCCCGGCGCCCCGGGCGTGGAGGAATTGCGCGCGCTGGCCTTGGAGCTGGGCCGCCGGGCAGGCCTGCGCTGA
- a CDS encoding PilZ domain-containing protein: MSINAWLQEFRALHKRARQKQLSDEEKQLYLMAREQFARALTAAQGMTLRPGEMARQTFRVAQAMQIELSLNTGIVRAMTLDISKGGFSVVLTKAPGEKELVGYTLRMPDGMDPVIGRARVMASKKQIGNYRLSFAFEGMSEYDQDRLEMILFDAALSRIPA, encoded by the coding sequence ATGAGCATCAACGCTTGGCTCCAGGAATTCCGGGCGCTCCACAAGAGGGCCCGTCAAAAGCAACTCAGCGACGAAGAGAAGCAGCTCTACCTCATGGCCCGGGAGCAATTCGCCCGCGCGCTGACCGCTGCCCAAGGCATGACCCTTCGGCCCGGTGAGATGGCCCGCCAGACGTTCCGCGTCGCGCAAGCCATGCAGATCGAACTCAGCCTCAACACGGGCATCGTCCGGGCGATGACGCTGGACATCTCCAAGGGCGGCTTCTCCGTCGTGCTCACCAAGGCTCCCGGCGAGAAGGAGCTGGTGGGCTACACCCTGCGGATGCCCGACGGCATGGATCCCGTCATCGGCCGCGCCCGGGTCATGGCCTCCAAGAAGCAGATCGGCAACTACCGGCTCTCGTTCGCCTTCGAGGGCATGTCCGAGTACGACCAGGACCGGCTGGAGATGATCCTGTTCGACGCGGCCCTGTCCCGCATCCCCGCCTGA